The Nitrosospira lacus genome window below encodes:
- the cas5e gene encoding type I-E CRISPR-associated protein Cas5/CasD, with amino-acid sequence MHRHLLLRLESPLSAFGGETIDNFGVTRDFPALSMVTGLFANALGWRREDCVLHDRLQSRLIVGTRLNTPLQRLRDFQTAQLGKNDKGWTTWGIPEERRGGAGTYEGPHLRYRDYHASLDVLVALRLEPAHEAPTLSDLALALDHPARPLFIGRKSCLPSHRLFSGWQEADNVLHALRTAQIPEIGNAQSLRMQWPDGEGRLAGDRLIDLCDERNWTSGVHGGWRPVREGSFTLQGAQT; translated from the coding sequence ATGCACCGTCATCTTTTGCTGCGGCTGGAATCGCCGCTTAGCGCTTTTGGCGGCGAAACCATTGACAACTTTGGCGTGACTCGGGACTTCCCGGCACTTTCCATGGTTACCGGATTGTTTGCCAATGCACTCGGCTGGAGACGTGAAGATTGCGTATTGCATGATCGCTTACAGAGCCGCTTGATAGTTGGGACCCGACTGAATACGCCGCTACAACGCCTTAGGGATTTTCAAACCGCCCAGCTGGGGAAAAACGATAAGGGCTGGACGACTTGGGGTATTCCAGAAGAACGTCGAGGAGGCGCAGGCACCTATGAGGGTCCACATTTGCGCTACCGTGACTATCATGCCAGTCTCGATGTCCTAGTCGCTCTGCGCCTGGAACCCGCGCATGAAGCTCCCACACTCAGCGACTTGGCTCTTGCCCTGGATCATCCCGCACGGCCTTTGTTTATCGGCCGCAAATCCTGTCTGCCAAGCCATCGTCTTTTTTCCGGCTGGCAAGAGGCCGACAATGTGCTGCATGCGCTACGAACTGCTCAAATTCCTGAAATTGGTAACGCCCAATCTCTGCGCATGCAGTGGCCCGACGGTGAAGGCCGTCTTGCGGGAGATCGTTTGATCGACCTATGCGACGAACGCAACTGGACCAGCGGCGTGCATGGCGGCTGGCGGCCTGTCCGTGAGGGCAGTTTCACGCTGCAAGGTGCGCAAACATGA
- a CDS encoding ankyrin repeat domain-containing protein — protein MGGWRSRAARGIRLFWCTILLVPGASQALDCPGIPQQTQKDLQVEVRAAVDRIGSAEGAELEKLTRNTTRDLLGKLPQADRVYLEQMMYATYCSALRDDPALTESQKSARIRAYNLELKRALQGTQGSGQRGASAMDAARAELERLPLPYTPDAFVDSAGNGKLEAVKLFLVAGMDPNTKDEDGNTALMHAAGSGHAGIVNALLKAKANVNERNQGGYTALSWAASSDRRDVLAILLDHGADHDALNKAFMSAAGSGHAEVLRMLLRQGADKHLVNEALEDAAGSAIVNVSEADRSDAIRFLLEQGADVNAKDDEGWTALLSAAREGRVLLVQTLLDAGAGINTKCICRGWLGGGWTALMMAAREGGERKAMLDMLLARGADPGLANNDGKTALLIALEFRGGIDTIHALLDRGADPNARDNTGSTAVMRAAGERGDVELLRALLEKRADVNIRNNDGSTALMWAAMRGYVDNMGALLDAGADINAKSIKGRTALMLAVRQGQIETVQALLRRGAKVNDEDANGKTTLNYAEEDLKEQARTDMIRILKKAGAK, from the coding sequence ATGGGAGGCTGGCGCTCACGCGCGGCGCGCGGAATACGCCTTTTCTGGTGCACGATCCTGCTGGTGCCTGGCGCAAGCCAAGCCCTGGACTGTCCGGGCATTCCCCAGCAGACACAAAAGGATTTGCAGGTCGAGGTGCGGGCTGCCGTGGACAGGATCGGTTCCGCCGAGGGCGCGGAACTGGAAAAGCTTACCCGCAACACCACGCGTGACCTGCTGGGCAAGCTCCCTCAGGCGGACAGGGTTTATCTTGAACAGATGATGTATGCCACCTATTGTTCGGCGCTGCGCGACGATCCTGCTCTTACCGAGTCGCAGAAAAGCGCTCGCATCAGGGCCTATAACCTCGAGCTCAAGAGAGCCCTGCAGGGCACCCAGGGCTCCGGTCAACGCGGGGCTTCGGCCATGGACGCGGCGCGGGCGGAACTGGAGCGGCTTCCGTTGCCGTATACGCCGGACGCTTTTGTCGACAGCGCAGGCAACGGCAAACTCGAGGCGGTAAAGCTATTCCTGGTGGCGGGAATGGACCCCAATACGAAAGATGAAGATGGAAATACCGCTCTGATGCATGCCGCCGGGAGTGGCCATGCCGGGATTGTCAATGCCTTGCTGAAAGCGAAGGCCAATGTCAACGAACGGAATCAGGGGGGCTATACCGCTCTTTCCTGGGCCGCCTCGAGTGATCGCAGGGATGTTCTGGCAATTTTGCTGGATCATGGAGCCGATCATGATGCGCTCAACAAGGCCTTTATGAGTGCTGCGGGGAGTGGGCACGCCGAAGTGCTGCGAATGTTGCTGAGGCAGGGTGCAGACAAGCATCTCGTCAATGAGGCGCTCGAAGATGCAGCAGGGTCGGCAATTGTCAACGTAAGTGAAGCAGACCGGAGCGACGCGATCCGCTTCCTGCTGGAACAGGGCGCCGACGTCAATGCAAAGGATGATGAGGGCTGGACAGCTCTGCTGAGCGCGGCGAGAGAGGGCCGTGTCCTGCTCGTGCAGACCCTGCTGGATGCCGGCGCCGGCATCAACACGAAATGCATATGTCGCGGCTGGCTGGGAGGAGGATGGACCGCGCTGATGATGGCCGCTCGGGAGGGAGGAGAAAGGAAGGCCATGCTGGATATGCTGCTCGCGCGGGGTGCCGATCCCGGCCTTGCCAACAACGACGGCAAAACCGCCTTGCTCATCGCCCTGGAATTCAGAGGCGGCATCGATACCATTCATGCCTTGCTGGACAGAGGCGCCGACCCAAACGCCAGAGACAATACCGGATCAACTGCTGTCATGCGGGCAGCGGGAGAAAGAGGCGACGTTGAACTCCTGCGCGCCCTGCTTGAGAAGCGTGCCGACGTCAATATCCGGAACAACGATGGGTCAACAGCGCTGATGTGGGCGGCCATGCGCGGCTACGTCGATAACATGGGGGCACTGCTTGATGCGGGCGCGGATATCAATGCTAAAAGCATAAAAGGTAGAACGGCGCTCATGCTGGCGGTACGGCAAGGGCAAATCGAGACGGTTCAGGCGTTGCTTCGCAGGGGCGCCAAGGTCAACGACGAGGATGCGAACGGCAAGACCACGTTGAATTACGCGGAAGAGGATCTGAAGGAGCAGGCCAGAACGGACATGATCCGGATTTTGAAAAAGGCGGGAGCGAAATGA
- a CDS encoding VOC family protein — MFDSPYYHIGILVHDFAEAVEHYSNVLNVKFTEPTDSVLCIENPQTQQTESIKVTAAYSRARSPYLELIQANGNGIFSEKNAGRILYFGIWEPDIEGRIQKLKQQGIGIEALISSECGKTANAIITAPDKMGIRMEYLSTSLRLPTEAWVLTGKYPLSQRM; from the coding sequence ATGTTTGATTCTCCCTATTATCATATCGGAATACTCGTCCATGATTTCGCGGAAGCCGTTGAGCATTATTCGAATGTGTTAAACGTAAAGTTTACCGAACCCACGGATAGCGTATTGTGCATCGAGAATCCGCAAACCCAACAAACCGAGAGCATAAAGGTGACCGCCGCGTATTCAAGGGCGCGATCGCCCTATCTGGAATTAATTCAAGCCAATGGCAACGGGATATTTTCGGAAAAGAATGCAGGCCGGATTCTTTACTTCGGCATCTGGGAACCGGATATCGAGGGCAGGATACAGAAACTAAAGCAACAAGGCATCGGCATCGAGGCGCTGATAAGTTCGGAGTGCGGCAAAACCGCCAATGCCATCATTACCGCACCCGACAAGATGGGCATCCGCATGGAATACTTGAGCACGTCGTTGCGCCTCCCCACGGAAGCCTGGGTGCTCACCGGCAAGTATCCGCTGTCGCAGCGGATGTAA
- the casB gene encoding type I-E CRISPR-associated protein Cse2/CasB, which translates to MSLSDAVPRQQPEKPVSDEIAFNGGKEQPISRLAHIIAQASRFSGDAHGLDNGERAALARLDPDGELRPHQIAALSRALIYAGLEPDTWQVETWQRWSLIAHGMALAGHDISQSLGQQLSRADVSESRVTKLLTSRGDAFRQILPRLLRLLASKNVEPNWHELGGLILNQERDEEKAEVTRLRIAGRFFTAEARK; encoded by the coding sequence ATGAGCCTGTCTGATGCTGTTCCACGGCAGCAGCCCGAAAAACCAGTAAGTGACGAAATCGCTTTCAATGGCGGAAAGGAGCAGCCCATCTCGCGCTTGGCGCACATTATTGCCCAGGCCTCCCGTTTTTCGGGTGACGCGCACGGTCTTGATAACGGGGAACGTGCTGCACTGGCGCGGCTGGACCCCGATGGCGAATTGCGGCCTCATCAAATCGCCGCCTTGTCGCGAGCATTGATTTATGCCGGGCTTGAGCCGGACACATGGCAAGTAGAAACATGGCAACGCTGGTCGTTGATCGCGCATGGCATGGCTCTAGCTGGGCACGACATCAGCCAGAGTCTGGGGCAGCAACTCAGCAGGGCAGACGTGTCCGAATCCCGCGTGACCAAGCTTCTCACGTCCCGCGGGGATGCCTTCCGCCAAATATTGCCACGCTTGTTGCGACTGCTCGCCAGCAAAAATGTGGAGCCCAACTGGCACGAACTGGGTGGACTGATTCTTAATCAGGAACGCGACGAAGAAAAAGCGGAAGTCACACGTCTCAGGATTGCCGGACGATTTTTCACTGCTGAAGCCAGAAAATAA
- a CDS encoding CRISPR-associated helicase/endonuclease Cas3: MVILPSDAFGKLQRNEFDAVIGWHPLIDHMIDVAATFECLCACRSIRRSMREAAGTLLDERDIERLSVLVFLHDVGKANSGFQAKRWKNLHDIPKEWPCHAGHGIEAFKLFDPSNRLDHLSTLLPVDQMDTWGDACSPLLVASISHHGRPLKDTPADWSKNIWKKVGGAYDPALVLNEMGKRVVELFPQAFEPGGRSLPDAPAFGHLFAGLVQLADWLGSDTKFFPYSEKEEDRAVTARERARKAVSAIGLDADNWRDKLKHHPPSFADTFGIAEPRPIQAAMSNDRLGPLVILESETGSGKTEAALWRFVHLFRAGLVDSLYFALPTRVAASQIYNRTQAVVRNLWIENPPVTVRALPGYVNADGGDATYLPNFDVLWSDNPDDAEAHRRWAAESAKRFLAAPIAVGTVDQALLGALQVRHAHLRHAMLARSLLVVDEVHASDPYMTVLLERLLKAHLNNGGHAMLLSATLGSSARNRYLALAPHVESPQAKSMTFEAACGVPYPAISDYSQTQAVEAAGGTKKVTWAAYDIIGAPDRIANMAIDAARLGAKVLVIRNTVIDAIATLAAIEENIPDKTWLFTVNGVVTLHHSRFSRQDRPVMDKAIEAQLGKQRPPGALIVVGTQTLEQSLDIDADLLITDLCPMDVLLQRIGRLHRHVRPASERPQAFQSAKAWVLTPAVHDLNPLIAKSRHGLGRFHNGGGVYADLRVLEATRELLIERPVVLIPADNRYLVESATHPDRLRVIQVKNGESWQVLGQKIEGETSAQRTVGHLHALDVEQVFGEQEFPRDVQIATRLGAQDRILYFNLELPSAFGVPIKELPVRHHLLPKDLSLDVLSSDINQTKTSLTFRLGEARFSYSRLGLERMNDTLCADTGGLP, translated from the coding sequence ATGGTAATACTTCCGTCAGATGCTTTTGGAAAACTCCAGCGCAATGAATTTGATGCTGTTATCGGCTGGCATCCCTTGATCGATCACATGATCGACGTGGCAGCTACTTTTGAATGTCTGTGCGCGTGCCGATCTATTCGTCGATCCATGCGGGAAGCAGCGGGAACGTTGCTAGATGAGCGTGATATCGAGCGCCTTTCCGTGCTGGTTTTTCTGCACGATGTCGGCAAGGCGAATAGCGGATTTCAGGCCAAACGATGGAAAAATCTACACGATATTCCTAAAGAATGGCCTTGTCATGCGGGACATGGTATCGAAGCCTTCAAACTTTTCGATCCATCTAACCGGCTTGATCACTTGTCAACACTCTTGCCTGTTGATCAGATGGATACTTGGGGAGATGCTTGTTCCCCATTGCTGGTGGCTAGTATCAGCCATCATGGCCGTCCTCTCAAGGATACACCAGCGGATTGGAGCAAGAATATCTGGAAGAAAGTAGGGGGGGCTTACGATCCTGCTCTGGTGTTAAATGAAATGGGTAAGCGTGTTGTAGAGCTTTTTCCGCAAGCTTTTGAACCCGGTGGCAGGTCGCTACCGGATGCACCCGCTTTTGGGCACTTGTTCGCGGGCCTGGTTCAATTGGCCGACTGGTTGGGGTCTGATACGAAATTCTTTCCATACTCTGAAAAAGAAGAGGATAGAGCTGTTACGGCCAGGGAAAGGGCCCGTAAAGCTGTTTCTGCCATTGGCCTGGATGCGGACAATTGGCGCGACAAGCTGAAGCATCATCCACCCAGCTTTGCAGATACCTTTGGCATTGCCGAACCGCGGCCCATTCAAGCAGCCATGAGCAATGACCGGCTGGGTCCATTAGTCATACTTGAATCAGAAACTGGCAGTGGCAAAACCGAGGCGGCATTATGGCGGTTCGTGCATTTATTCCGTGCCGGGCTGGTGGATAGCCTTTATTTTGCCCTGCCGACCCGTGTTGCCGCGTCGCAGATTTACAACCGCACTCAAGCTGTCGTCAGGAATTTATGGATAGAAAATCCGCCAGTTACCGTACGCGCATTGCCCGGCTATGTGAATGCCGATGGCGGGGACGCCACCTATTTACCGAATTTTGATGTGCTATGGTCGGACAATCCGGACGATGCTGAAGCTCACCGGCGCTGGGCGGCGGAATCCGCCAAGCGATTCCTTGCCGCGCCGATAGCCGTTGGCACCGTTGACCAGGCCCTGCTGGGCGCATTGCAGGTGCGCCATGCCCACTTGCGTCACGCCATGCTAGCACGCAGCCTGCTGGTGGTGGATGAAGTGCATGCATCCGACCCTTACATGACAGTGCTGCTAGAACGCCTGCTCAAGGCCCATCTCAATAATGGCGGTCACGCAATGTTGCTTTCCGCCACGCTGGGTTCCAGTGCGCGAAACCGTTATCTGGCGCTTGCACCCCATGTGGAGAGCCCACAAGCGAAGTCCATGACGTTCGAAGCAGCGTGTGGCGTTCCTTATCCGGCGATTTCCGACTACAGTCAGACGCAAGCGGTTGAGGCGGCTGGGGGCACCAAAAAGGTGACCTGGGCAGCGTATGACATTATCGGCGCACCCGACAGGATCGCGAACATGGCGATAGATGCGGCCAGGCTTGGTGCGAAGGTTCTGGTGATTCGCAATACTGTAATAGATGCCATCGCAACCTTGGCTGCCATCGAGGAAAATATTCCAGACAAGACTTGGCTATTCACCGTCAATGGCGTAGTCACTTTGCACCACAGCCGCTTCAGCCGGCAGGACCGGCCTGTCATGGACAAGGCCATTGAAGCGCAGCTTGGAAAGCAACGCCCGCCTGGAGCACTTATCGTGGTAGGCACGCAAACACTGGAGCAAAGCCTGGATATCGATGCGGACCTATTGATTACTGACTTGTGCCCAATGGACGTGTTATTGCAGCGCATAGGACGGCTGCACCGCCATGTTCGTCCGGCATCCGAACGTCCCCAGGCATTCCAGTCAGCAAAGGCATGGGTTCTAACGCCAGCGGTGCACGACCTTAATCCGTTAATTGCCAAATCGCGTCATGGCTTGGGTAGATTTCATAATGGCGGCGGAGTCTATGCCGATTTACGCGTGCTGGAAGCCACCCGAGAATTGCTTATTGAGCGACCTGTTGTATTGATTCCGGCTGACAATCGCTACCTGGTGGAAAGTGCAACGCATCCCGATAGGCTAAGGGTCATTCAGGTGAAAAACGGTGAAAGCTGGCAAGTTCTGGGGCAAAAGATCGAAGGGGAAACCAGTGCACAAAGAACGGTTGGACATCTGCACGCATTGGATGTCGAGCAAGTATTTGGTGAGCAGGAATTCCCGAGAGATGTACAAATTGCCACCCGGCTGGGTGCGCAAGACCGCATTCTTTATTTCAATCTTGAATTGCCCAGTGCATTTGGCGTACCGATCAAGGAATTGCCGGTTCGTCATCATCTGCTGCCCAAAGATCTGTCGCTTGACGTTTTGTCAAGCGACATTAACCAGACTAAAACAAGCCTTACCTTCCGTTTGGGTGAAGCGAGATTTAGCTATTCTCGTCTTGGGTTGGAACGCATGAACGATACTCTATGTGCCGATACTGGAGGGCTGCCGTGA
- the casA gene encoding type I-E CRISPR-associated protein Cse1/CasA has product MTLQYSLLGEPLIRARDVSGGQPIKYNLPRLFVALAHDEVRDFPALRPHQRHPWHAFLVQLAAMALHRAGQDQSFASEQAWRDALLALTPEHPDGAPWCLIAPHDKPAFMQAPVPDGRTSDWKNILYTPDELDMLVTSKNHDLKAARMRQAEPDDWLMGLISLQTQEGFLGAGNYGISRMNGGFANRPALGVVPKGYWGRRWQRDVAALLNHRAEIAEHIGLRVQNGIQLLWLPAWTGDDSLAFSSLDPFYIEICRRIRLILLGGSRSIGAIAKGSKAARVEAEERKGITGDAWMPVDTAAGKALTITSKGFDYQLAAELVFGNKFQRPSAQILDVTDGTEGVVVLAQGITRGQGKTEGYHERRIPVSPKVRMLLMQKPSDLSATIAGERIDAISKIRSVLWTAMATLFDQGAVKDRFSDSAKNKANEFIRSFEQAEDARFFDELNAEIESDDPGGARLQWLLSMADRAEVVLRNAFITGPQSSEQRYRAQSAALSRLHGGLRSDKTLPTLANYYRHLTANKENAHEPV; this is encoded by the coding sequence GTGACGCTTCAATACTCTTTGCTTGGTGAGCCGCTGATACGTGCGCGAGACGTTAGCGGCGGCCAACCCATCAAATATAATTTACCCCGCTTGTTTGTAGCGCTGGCGCACGATGAAGTGCGCGATTTTCCGGCGCTACGCCCGCACCAACGCCACCCGTGGCACGCCTTTCTGGTGCAGCTCGCCGCCATGGCTTTGCACCGCGCTGGGCAGGACCAGTCTTTTGCATCGGAACAGGCATGGAGAGATGCCCTGCTGGCGCTAACGCCTGAACATCCTGACGGCGCGCCTTGGTGCTTGATTGCACCGCATGACAAACCCGCTTTTATGCAAGCGCCGGTCCCAGACGGCAGGACCAGTGATTGGAAAAATATCTTATACACGCCCGATGAGTTGGACATGCTGGTGACTTCAAAAAACCACGATCTGAAAGCTGCCCGGATGAGACAAGCTGAACCAGATGACTGGCTAATGGGGCTGATCAGCCTGCAAACACAGGAGGGATTTCTAGGGGCAGGCAACTATGGAATTTCTCGTATGAACGGCGGTTTTGCAAACCGCCCTGCTCTCGGTGTGGTTCCCAAGGGGTATTGGGGACGCCGTTGGCAAAGAGATGTTGCTGCATTGCTGAACCATCGCGCCGAAATTGCCGAACATATAGGCCTTCGTGTTCAAAACGGCATCCAACTCCTGTGGTTGCCAGCATGGACTGGGGACGACAGCTTGGCTTTCTCCTCCCTTGATCCTTTTTATATTGAAATCTGTCGTCGCATTCGTTTGATTTTGCTTGGCGGCAGTAGATCGATTGGTGCGATCGCAAAAGGTAGCAAAGCCGCCCGCGTAGAAGCCGAAGAGCGCAAAGGTATTACTGGCGATGCCTGGATGCCCGTTGACACAGCCGCGGGCAAAGCACTGACCATTACCTCGAAAGGGTTCGACTACCAATTAGCTGCTGAACTGGTGTTTGGTAACAAGTTTCAACGCCCCTCGGCACAAATACTTGACGTTACCGATGGCACGGAGGGCGTAGTGGTGCTGGCTCAAGGCATCACACGCGGTCAGGGAAAAACCGAGGGTTACCATGAGCGCCGTATTCCTGTTTCCCCGAAGGTTCGCATGCTGCTCATGCAGAAACCTTCTGACCTCTCCGCAACAATTGCTGGTGAACGCATTGATGCGATTAGCAAAATACGTAGTGTCTTGTGGACCGCCATGGCTACGCTATTTGATCAAGGTGCTGTAAAAGACAGGTTTTCGGACAGCGCAAAAAATAAAGCCAATGAGTTCATCAGATCATTTGAGCAAGCTGAGGACGCCCGCTTCTTTGACGAGCTTAATGCCGAAATCGAATCCGATGATCCTGGCGGTGCGCGCTTGCAGTGGCTCTTATCTATGGCGGATCGTGCCGAGGTTGTACTTAGAAATGCTTTTATTACCGGCCCCCAAAGTAGCGAACAGCGCTACCGCGCGCAATCGGCCGCCTTGAGCAGGCTTCACGGTGGTTTGCGTAGTGACAAAACGCTTCCCACTCTTGCGAATTATTATCGTCATTTAACCGCCAACAAGGAGAATGCGCATGAGCCTGTCTGA
- the cas7e gene encoding type I-E CRISPR-associated protein Cas7/Cse4/CasC gives MPLPRFIQIHTLHTYPAALLNRDDAGLAKRLPLGNAVRTRISSQCLKRHWRVTDDQFALSRLDVPMAIRSRLTLELISKRIEENGIPAALAQAAAEALRDGGLLDKGGKDKKGEDALKTGQAVLMGKPEIDYLVARCTQLAQAGPDEKSIKADVINALKNEKNNIRALKHGSGLESALFGRMVTSDILASREASIYVSHAFTVHQAQVENDYFTVVDDLSREAGDLGSAGIFDTELASGLYYGYVVVDVPQLIENLEGIAAKECFADGIPVERRELAGRMVQHLLHLIATVSPGAKRGSTAPFDWAKFVLVEAGDWQPRSLAGAFHDALPLEEKNNPGTIRQRAVARLTQEITAMDDAYGATLARRFLALDTVEVPSAERASLSRLGAWASEIVRQGAC, from the coding sequence ATGCCACTACCCCGCTTTATTCAGATTCACACCTTGCATACTTATCCTGCTGCCTTGCTGAACCGTGACGATGCCGGACTGGCGAAACGCTTGCCATTAGGCAATGCCGTTCGCACGCGCATTTCATCGCAATGTTTGAAACGCCATTGGCGCGTGACGGATGATCAGTTTGCATTGTCGCGCCTGGATGTGCCTATGGCAATTCGTTCGCGCTTGACGCTGGAGCTTATCAGCAAGCGCATTGAGGAAAATGGCATTCCCGCTGCGCTGGCGCAAGCTGCCGCTGAAGCACTGCGTGATGGCGGTTTACTCGATAAGGGCGGCAAGGACAAAAAAGGTGAAGATGCTCTTAAAACTGGACAGGCGGTCTTAATGGGTAAACCGGAAATCGATTACCTGGTAGCACGCTGTACGCAATTGGCTCAAGCCGGCCCGGATGAGAAATCCATTAAGGCTGATGTCATTAACGCGCTGAAAAATGAGAAAAATAATATCAGAGCACTCAAACATGGCAGCGGACTTGAATCTGCCCTCTTTGGCCGCATGGTGACATCGGATATTCTCGCCAGCCGCGAGGCCTCTATTTATGTTTCCCATGCTTTTACTGTGCATCAAGCCCAGGTGGAAAATGATTATTTCACCGTAGTAGATGATTTATCTAGAGAAGCAGGTGATTTGGGATCTGCCGGTATTTTCGATACCGAACTCGCTTCCGGCCTTTACTATGGCTACGTGGTGGTGGACGTGCCGCAGCTGATTGAAAATCTGGAAGGCATTGCCGCCAAAGAGTGTTTTGCCGATGGTATTCCAGTAGAACGCCGCGAACTGGCAGGGCGCATGGTGCAACATTTGCTGCATCTGATTGCTACCGTCAGTCCCGGCGCCAAGCGCGGTTCGACTGCGCCCTTCGATTGGGCCAAGTTTGTGTTGGTGGAAGCGGGCGATTGGCAACCGCGCAGCTTGGCGGGTGCATTCCACGATGCATTGCCGCTGGAAGAAAAAAACAATCCCGGTACTATCCGGCAACGCGCCGTGGCTCGCCTGACACAAGAGATTACGGCGATGGATGATGCGTATGGTGCTACTTTAGCGCGGCGCTTTTTAGCGCTGGATACGGTTGAGGTGCCAAGTGCCGAACGTGCCAGCCTCAGCCGGCTAGGCGCGTGGGCAAGCGAAATTGTGCGGCAGGGAGCATGCTGA
- a CDS encoding alkaline phosphatase D family protein, with protein sequence MKTFHFYDRGSDRPWINPMLTNAVIVGHTTATSTKLWMRAYQPNSYRMVICPEPFLGPDEVATDWNPETKIKKGKEIFLLKNIHSGEKREIANAVLTDKADLVFGQDITKVWEIDGLKPGQRYYYAAFALDLAARKTPWEIVPDNKVNRFRTQSGSQESMTFGLFSCHMPYRKNSFDLVNIHMWDRFGDELEQRNGEFILGVGDQVYVDGNSNVSIWEWLKKIRKEFMQEVKPEDRVEVMRSWYRDIYRGYWGHRQLRNVFSRFPIYMMWDDHEILDGWGSYDAKERRNLLDSWWDWGDDDEKLLLLNQMYEAAKLTYHEYEHSHNPETPANQFDYAFTWGTAAFYVLDMRGQRDYTRATDDRILGQAQMQRFKDWLGSKTVKNAESIFVVSPVPVVHAMSFVVNYLDILGVADDMRDEWEHESNWVERDVLLDAAFAAAKAQGKSLYFLSGDVHIGAAFRMTHKKYPDTRIYQLTSSAITYDLPWAKASALALIVRDKGLLQRDAEHSEPNVAFQLLMEPCKTNNFAVINVQRNDQGQTEVRWDLYGSAEQRATVTKLERLVLI encoded by the coding sequence ATGAAAACTTTCCATTTCTACGACCGGGGCTCCGATCGCCCCTGGATCAACCCCATGCTCACCAACGCGGTGATAGTCGGCCATACCACGGCCACCAGCACCAAACTCTGGATGCGCGCTTATCAGCCGAACAGCTATCGCATGGTGATCTGCCCCGAGCCCTTCTTGGGTCCCGATGAGGTCGCCACCGATTGGAACCCCGAAACGAAGATTAAGAAGGGAAAGGAAATCTTTTTACTGAAAAACATCCATAGCGGCGAGAAGCGCGAGATCGCCAATGCCGTGCTCACGGACAAGGCGGATCTGGTGTTCGGGCAAGACATCACGAAAGTCTGGGAAATCGATGGCTTGAAGCCCGGCCAGCGCTATTATTACGCGGCCTTTGCCCTGGACCTGGCGGCAAGAAAAACGCCGTGGGAAATCGTGCCGGATAATAAAGTCAACCGTTTCAGAACACAGAGCGGTTCGCAGGAGTCCATGACTTTCGGTCTCTTCAGCTGCCATATGCCATACAGGAAAAATTCGTTTGATCTCGTGAATATTCACATGTGGGACCGGTTCGGCGACGAACTTGAACAACGCAATGGCGAATTTATACTGGGTGTCGGCGATCAGGTCTATGTGGATGGCAATTCCAATGTCAGCATATGGGAGTGGCTGAAAAAAATCCGCAAGGAATTCATGCAGGAAGTGAAGCCGGAAGACCGCGTCGAAGTGATGCGCTCGTGGTACCGGGATATCTACCGGGGCTACTGGGGCCATCGCCAACTACGCAATGTATTCTCGCGCTTCCCTATTTATATGATGTGGGACGACCATGAAATCCTGGACGGCTGGGGCTCTTACGATGCCAAGGAAAGAAGAAACCTGCTGGACTCATGGTGGGACTGGGGCGACGATGACGAGAAACTCCTGCTCCTCAACCAGATGTATGAAGCCGCGAAACTTACCTATCACGAATATGAGCATTCGCATAACCCCGAGACTCCCGCGAACCAATTCGATTATGCCTTCACCTGGGGCACGGCGGCTTTTTATGTTCTCGACATGCGTGGGCAGCGCGACTATACCCGCGCGACCGACGATCGAATTCTCGGCCAGGCCCAGATGCAGCGTTTCAAGGATTGGCTTGGCTCCAAGACAGTCAAGAACGCGGAATCGATTTTTGTGGTTTCGCCTGTCCCCGTTGTGCATGCGATGAGCTTTGTTGTCAATTATCTCGATATTCTCGGCGTAGCCGACGATATGCGCGACGAATGGGAGCACGAGAGCAACTGGGTGGAGCGTGACGTGCTGCTGGATGCCGCCTTTGCCGCAGCGAAAGCCCAGGGAAAGTCACTTTATTTTCTGAGCGGCGACGTGCATATCGGCGCGGCGTTTCGCATGACCCACAAGAAGTATCCGGATACCCGCATTTATCAATTAACATCGAGCGCCATCACCTATGACCTGCCCTGGGCAAAAGCTTCCGCCCTTGCGCTGATTGTCAGGGATAAGGGACTCTTGCAGAGGGATGCGGAACATAGCGAACCCAATGTCGCGTTCCAATTGCTCATGGAACCTTGCAAGACCAACAATTTTGCGGTTATTAACGTGCAACGCAACGATCAGGGGCAGACCGAGGTGCGCTGGGATCTTTACGGTTCAGCGGAGCAACGCGCGACGGTCACCAAACTGGAGCGCCTGGTGCTGATTTAA